Within the Thalassoglobus sp. JC818 genome, the region CATTGTCTGGAGTGCGACCAAATTCACCCATCCAGACGATCAGCGTTTCGTCGAGGAGTCCGCGTTGACGGAGATCCTGAATCAATGCTGCGATGGGTTGGTCAACAGCTGGAATCAGCGCTCCGTGTGCTTTTGCCAAGTAGTCGTGCGAATCCCAGGTGCTGGCATAGAGCTGGACAAAGCGAACGCCTTTCTCGACCAGTTTCCTCGCGAGCAAACATCGGCGACCGAAGTTGTCCGTCGGTTCCTGGCCAACTCCGTACATCTCGAGCGTTTTCTCCGTTTCGTTATCGAGACTCAAGATCCCCGGAACTTCCATCTGCATCCGAAAGGCAAGTTCATAGTTTTGCATCCTGGCGCGAAGGTCGTCGTGTTGAGGATGCTGCGAAGCATGATTGCGATTGAGGAATTGCAGATAGTCGAGATTCTTCCGCTGATGCTGCTGTGTGATTCCCGGTGGAGGCGCGATGTCGAGAATAGGTGAGCCTTTCGGGCGAAGCGGCGTGCCCTGAAAAGCCGTCGGGAGAAATCCGTTTGACCAGTTCGCCGATCCGCCTTGAGGATGAAACAACTCAGGCAGAACGATATATCCCGGAAGGTCTTTGTTTTCGGTTCCAAGACCATAGTTCACCCAAGCGCCGATGGCAGGGTCTCCGCCGAAACGATTTCCGGTGTTGACATGATAATTCGCTGTCGGATGGTTCACCGACTCCACCTGGCAACCACGATAAAAACAGAGCTCGTCTGCGACGCTCGGCAAGTGTTCCCAGCGGTCACACATGTCGGCCCCTGATTCGCCAACCTTGTGAAATTTGAATGGGCTTTCGACGTAATAACGTTTCCCGCTGCTCATGGCCGATTGCTTCTCTCCACTCCGCTGAAACTCTTTCAGGTGGAGTTCGCTCAACTTCGGCTTGGGATCGAAGGTGTCGATATGCGATGGACCTCCCTCCATGTAGAG harbors:
- a CDS encoding DUF1501 domain-containing protein, with translation MRQVFTMLRREFLYSLSATLGPAAFSSLLAEESIESSGSSASGPHFPEAKAKHCIFLYMEGGPSHIDTFDPKPKLSELHLKEFQRSGEKQSAMSSGKRYYVESPFKFHKVGESGADMCDRWEHLPSVADELCFYRGCQVESVNHPTANYHVNTGNRFGGDPAIGAWVNYGLGTENKDLPGYIVLPELFHPQGGSANWSNGFLPTAFQGTPLRPKGSPILDIAPPPGITQQHQRKNLDYLQFLNRNHASQHPQHDDLRARMQNYELAFRMQMEVPGILSLDNETEKTLEMYGVGQEPTDNFGRRCLLARKLVEKGVRFVQLYASTWDSHDYLAKAHGALIPAVDQPIAALIQDLRQRGLLDETLIVWMGEFGRTPDNGVRGGGLAYGRDHNPDAMSIWMAGGGCRAGHTIGATDDIGAMAVENVHHVRDFHVTLLRLLGLDDNKLTYYHAGRFKQLSQFGGAPIQELIA